Proteins co-encoded in one Periophthalmus magnuspinnatus isolate fPerMag1 chromosome 20, fPerMag1.2.pri, whole genome shotgun sequence genomic window:
- the zic4 gene encoding zinc finger protein ZIC 4 isoform X2 — MSVDALGSPVMDPTFSKRNTALRLVDLAGAHHHHHHHHHTPQSVTGFPGFSSHPHSMAHAHPGEITAEPRLGPSPFGPEHMGHSAALKISPAHHYPHHHHHHHNHHMAGHSDVVSSQTGAAFGPVQATSVPYSMSHPAAGSYPGHYGHHPDGNHALFSGLHHDQAASGSPGGQALNGQIRLGLPGEMYVRSEHLSQVASSRADPFSASPLHGYGGLNLNMNLSAHHHHHHHSAGAFFRYMRQPIKQELICKWQEPELSPKKRCSKTYSTMHELVTHVTVEHVGGPEQANHICFWEECPREGKPFKAKYKLVNHIRVHTGEKPFPCPFPGCGKVFARSENLKIHKRTHTGEKPFKCEFDGCDRRFANSSDRKKHSHVHTSDKPYNCKVRGCDKSYTHPSSLRKHMKVHCKSPPPSSGYESSTPSLVSPSSDVGRDTGGGSTVMSEPMGANQAANLSEWYVCHSSGASGAHTPPSGPSTPDPTEEPSYRHVESRDHY, encoded by the exons ATGAGCGTGGATGCATTGGGAAGCCCCGTGATGGACCCTACGTTTTCCAAACGGAACACGGCGCTGAGATTAGTTGACTTGGCAGGGGCTCACCAccatcaccatcatcaccacCATACCCCTCAGAGCGTGACAGGCTTCCCGGGGTTCAGCAGCCATCCACACTCAATGGCTCACGCGCACCCTGGGGAGATTACTGCGGAACCCCGCCTGGGGCCGAGTCCATTCGGGCCAGAACACATGGGGCACTCCGCGGCCCTCAAAATCAGCCCAGCCCATCATTATccccaccaccatcaccaccaccacaaccatCATATGGCAGGCCACAGCGACGTGGTCTCCAGTCAAACGGGAGCAGCTTTTGGCCCGGTTCAGGCGACGTCGGTGCCTTATTCTATGTCCCATCCAGCCGCAG GTAGCTACCCCGGACACTACGGTCATCATCCTGACGGGAACCATGCACTCTTCTCTGGACTGCACCACGACCAGGCTGCGAGCGGATCCCCGGGGGGGCAGGCGTTGAACGGACAAATAAGACTAGGACTGCCTGGAGAAATGTATGTCAGGTCTGAGCACTTAAGTCAAGTGGCGAGCTCCAGGGCTGATCCGTTCTCCGCGTCGCCGCTGCACGGCTACGGTGGACTCAATCTGAACATGAATCTGAGCGcgcaccaccaccatcaccaccacagCGCGGGGGCCTTCTTCAGATACATGCGGCAGCCCATCAAGCAGGAACTCATCTGTAAGTGGCAAGAGCCGGAACTTTCACCCAAAAAGCGCTGCTCCAAAACCTACAGCACCATGCACGAGCTGGTTACGCATGTGACCGTGGAGCACGTTGGAGGACCCGAGCAGGCGAACCATATCTGTTTTTGGGAAGAGTGTCCGCGGGAAGGCAAACCTTTTAAAGCCAAGTACAAACTTGTGAATCACATCCGCGtgcacacaggagagaagcctTTCCCCTGCCCTTTCCCCGGCTGTGGAAAAGTCTTTGCCAGATCCGAAAATCTCAAAATCCACAAGAGGACGCACACAG GGGAGAAACCGTTCAAATGTGAGTTTGACGGCTGTGACCGGCGGTTCGCCAACAGCAGTGACCGGAAGAAGCACTCGCACGTGCACACCAGCGACAAACCCTACAACTGCAAAGTACGAGGCTGTGACAAGTCCTACACACACCCCAGCTCTTTACGAAAGCACATGAAGGTCCACTGCAAGTCCCCTCCGCCCAGTTCGGGCTACGAGTCCTCCACGCCGTCCTTAGTGTCCCCCTCTTCAGACGTAGGGCGCGACACTGGGGGCGGCTCCACCGTCATGTCCGAGCCCATGGGAGCCAATCAGGCCGCAAACCTGAGCGAGTGGTACGTGTGTCACAGCTCAGGTGCGAGCGGCGCACATACACCGCCCAGTGGGCCCTCCACGCCCGACCCCACAGAGGAACCCTCATACAGACACGTGGAAAGTAGGGACCACTACTGA
- the zic1 gene encoding zinc finger protein ZIC 1 isoform X1 translates to MLLDAGPQYPAIGVTTFGSSRHHSTGEVTEREVALGINPFADGMGAFKINHSSHDLGSGQTAFSSQAPSYAALGHHHHATHVGSYSTFNSTRDFLFRNRGFGDAAGPQHSLFASGSFAGPHGHSEAAGHLLFPGLHEQASSSNVVNSQMRLGFSGDVYGRAEQYGHVTSPRSDHYASTQLHGYGPMNMNMAAAHHGAGAFFRYMRQPIKQELICKWIEPEQLSNPKKSCNKTFSTMHELVTHLTVEHVGGPEQTNHVCFWEDCAREGKPFKAKYKLVNHIRVHTGEKPFPCPFPGCGKVFARSENLKIHKRTHTGEKPFKCEFDGCDRRFANSSDRKKHMHVHTSDKPYLCKMCDKSYTHPSSLRKHMKVHESSNGGSQPSPAASSGYESSTPPTIVSPSTENQSSSSISPATSAVHHTSSHSALSSNFNEWYV, encoded by the exons ATGCTCTTGGACGCAGGACCGCAGTATCCCGCGATAGGAGTCACTACTTTCGGCTCCTCGCGGCATCACTCAACAGGCGAAGTCACGGAGCGAGAAGTGGCGTTGGGGATCAACCCGTTCGCGGATGGGATGGGCGCCTTCAAAATCAACCACAGCTCACACGACTTGGGCTCAGGACAAACAGCATTCTCGTCCCAGGCACCCAGTTACGCCGCGTTAGGACACCACCATCACGCGACCCACGTTGGCTCCTACTCCACATTTAACTCCACGCGGGACTTTCTGTTCAGAAATCGGGGGTTTGGAGACGCTGCTGGGCCACAGCACAGTTTATTCGCTTCTGGAAGTTTTGCCGGGCCACATGGACACTCTGAGGCGGCGGGGCACCTGCTCTTCCCCGGGCTACACGAGCAAGCGTCCTCGTCCAACGTGGTCAATAGCCAGATGCGCTTGGGGTTCTCGGGGGATGTGTACGGACGGGCTGAGCAGTACGGGCATGTCACCAGCCCACGGTCCGATCACTATGCATCCACGCAACTGCACGGCTATGGCCCCATGAACATGAATATGGCCGCGGCGCACCACGGAGCGGGGGCCTTCTTCAGATACATGCGGCAGCCCATCAAACAGGAGCTCATCTGTAAGTGGATAGAACCCGAGCAGCTAAGTAACCCCAAGAAGTCTTGCAACAAAACTTTCAGCACCATGCACGAGCTCGTCACACATTTAACGGTGGAGCACGTGGGGGGACCGGAGCAAACGAACCACGTCTGCTTCTGGGAGGACTGCGCCAGAGAGGGAAAACCTTTCAAAGCCAAATACAAACTGGTCAATCACATCCGAGTGCACACAGGGGAGAAGCCGTTCCCGTGCCCGTTCCCCGGCTGTGGCAAAGTGTTCGCGCGCTCGGAAAACCTGAAAATCCACAAGAGGACACACACCG GGGAGAAGCCTTTTAAGTGTGAGTTTGATGGCTGCGACAGACGATTTGCAAATAGCAGTGATCGCAAGAAACACATGCACGTGCACACGTCGGACAAACcatatttgtgcaaaatgtgcgACAAATCCTACACACACCCCAGCTCCCTGCGGAAACACATGAAG GTCCACGAGTCGAGTAACGGGGGGTCCCAGCCCTCTCCTGCGGCCAGCTCGGGCTACGAGTCCTCCACACCGCCCACAATCGTCTCCCCGTCCACAGAGAACCAGAGCAGCAGCTCCATATCACCAGCAACGTCAGCAGTGCACCACACGAGCAGCCACAGCGCGCTCTCGTCCAATTTCAATGAATGGTACGTGTAA
- the zic1 gene encoding zinc finger protein ZIC 1 isoform X2, whose product MLLDAGPQYPAIGVTTFGSSRHHSTGEVTEREVALGINPFADGMGAFKINHSSHDLGSGQTAFSSQAPSYAALGHHHHATHVGSYSTFNSTRDFLFRNRGFGDAAGPQHSLFASGSFAGPHGHSEAAGHLLFPGLHEQASSSNVVNSQMRLGFSGDVYGRAEQYGHVTSPRSDHYASTQLHGYGPMNMNMAAAHHGAGAFFRYMRQPIKQELICKWIEPEQLSNPKKSCNKTFSTMHELVTHLTVEHVGGPEQTNHVCFWEDCAREGKPFKAKYKLVNHIRVHTGEKPFPCPFPGCGKVFARSENLKIHKRTHTGEKPFKCEFDGCDRRFANSSDRKKHMHVHTSDKPYLCKMCDKSYTHPSSLRKHMKVHESSNGGSQPSPAASSGYESSTPPTIVSPSTENQSSSSISPATSAVHHTSSHSALSSNFNE is encoded by the exons ATGCTCTTGGACGCAGGACCGCAGTATCCCGCGATAGGAGTCACTACTTTCGGCTCCTCGCGGCATCACTCAACAGGCGAAGTCACGGAGCGAGAAGTGGCGTTGGGGATCAACCCGTTCGCGGATGGGATGGGCGCCTTCAAAATCAACCACAGCTCACACGACTTGGGCTCAGGACAAACAGCATTCTCGTCCCAGGCACCCAGTTACGCCGCGTTAGGACACCACCATCACGCGACCCACGTTGGCTCCTACTCCACATTTAACTCCACGCGGGACTTTCTGTTCAGAAATCGGGGGTTTGGAGACGCTGCTGGGCCACAGCACAGTTTATTCGCTTCTGGAAGTTTTGCCGGGCCACATGGACACTCTGAGGCGGCGGGGCACCTGCTCTTCCCCGGGCTACACGAGCAAGCGTCCTCGTCCAACGTGGTCAATAGCCAGATGCGCTTGGGGTTCTCGGGGGATGTGTACGGACGGGCTGAGCAGTACGGGCATGTCACCAGCCCACGGTCCGATCACTATGCATCCACGCAACTGCACGGCTATGGCCCCATGAACATGAATATGGCCGCGGCGCACCACGGAGCGGGGGCCTTCTTCAGATACATGCGGCAGCCCATCAAACAGGAGCTCATCTGTAAGTGGATAGAACCCGAGCAGCTAAGTAACCCCAAGAAGTCTTGCAACAAAACTTTCAGCACCATGCACGAGCTCGTCACACATTTAACGGTGGAGCACGTGGGGGGACCGGAGCAAACGAACCACGTCTGCTTCTGGGAGGACTGCGCCAGAGAGGGAAAACCTTTCAAAGCCAAATACAAACTGGTCAATCACATCCGAGTGCACACAGGGGAGAAGCCGTTCCCGTGCCCGTTCCCCGGCTGTGGCAAAGTGTTCGCGCGCTCGGAAAACCTGAAAATCCACAAGAGGACACACACCG GGGAGAAGCCTTTTAAGTGTGAGTTTGATGGCTGCGACAGACGATTTGCAAATAGCAGTGATCGCAAGAAACACATGCACGTGCACACGTCGGACAAACcatatttgtgcaaaatgtgcgACAAATCCTACACACACCCCAGCTCCCTGCGGAAACACATGAAG GTCCACGAGTCGAGTAACGGGGGGTCCCAGCCCTCTCCTGCGGCCAGCTCGGGCTACGAGTCCTCCACACCGCCCACAATCGTCTCCCCGTCCACAGAGAACCAGAGCAGCAGCTCCATATCACCAGCAACGTCAGCAGTGCACCACACGAGCAGCCACAGCGCGCTCTCGTCCAATTTCAATGAATG A
- the zic4 gene encoding zinc finger protein ZIC 4 isoform X1 — translation MSVDALGSPVMDPTFSKRNTALRLVDLAGAHHHHHHHHHTPQSVTGFPGFSSHPHSMAHAHPGEITAEPRLGPSPFGPEHMGHSAALKISPAHHYPHHHHHHHNHHMAGHSDVVSSQTGAAFGPVQATSVPYSMSHPAAGRDFLIRRDLTAQAMPVLTDQSAGSASHHGMFVSTTGSYPGHYGHHPDGNHALFSGLHHDQAASGSPGGQALNGQIRLGLPGEMYVRSEHLSQVASSRADPFSASPLHGYGGLNLNMNLSAHHHHHHHSAGAFFRYMRQPIKQELICKWQEPELSPKKRCSKTYSTMHELVTHVTVEHVGGPEQANHICFWEECPREGKPFKAKYKLVNHIRVHTGEKPFPCPFPGCGKVFARSENLKIHKRTHTGEKPFKCEFDGCDRRFANSSDRKKHSHVHTSDKPYNCKVRGCDKSYTHPSSLRKHMKVHCKSPPPSSGYESSTPSLVSPSSDVGRDTGGGSTVMSEPMGANQAANLSEWYVCHSSGASGAHTPPSGPSTPDPTEEPSYRHVESRDHY, via the exons ATGAGCGTGGATGCATTGGGAAGCCCCGTGATGGACCCTACGTTTTCCAAACGGAACACGGCGCTGAGATTAGTTGACTTGGCAGGGGCTCACCAccatcaccatcatcaccacCATACCCCTCAGAGCGTGACAGGCTTCCCGGGGTTCAGCAGCCATCCACACTCAATGGCTCACGCGCACCCTGGGGAGATTACTGCGGAACCCCGCCTGGGGCCGAGTCCATTCGGGCCAGAACACATGGGGCACTCCGCGGCCCTCAAAATCAGCCCAGCCCATCATTATccccaccaccatcaccaccaccacaaccatCATATGGCAGGCCACAGCGACGTGGTCTCCAGTCAAACGGGAGCAGCTTTTGGCCCGGTTCAGGCGACGTCGGTGCCTTATTCTATGTCCCATCCAGCCGCAGGTAGGGATTTCCTCATCCGGAGAGATCTGACAGCTCAAGCCATGCCAGTGCTCACTGACCAGTCTGCTGGTTCCGCCTCTCACCACGGAATGTTTGTCTCAACAACAGGTAGCTACCCCGGACACTACGGTCATCATCCTGACGGGAACCATGCACTCTTCTCTGGACTGCACCACGACCAGGCTGCGAGCGGATCCCCGGGGGGGCAGGCGTTGAACGGACAAATAAGACTAGGACTGCCTGGAGAAATGTATGTCAGGTCTGAGCACTTAAGTCAAGTGGCGAGCTCCAGGGCTGATCCGTTCTCCGCGTCGCCGCTGCACGGCTACGGTGGACTCAATCTGAACATGAATCTGAGCGcgcaccaccaccatcaccaccacagCGCGGGGGCCTTCTTCAGATACATGCGGCAGCCCATCAAGCAGGAACTCATCTGTAAGTGGCAAGAGCCGGAACTTTCACCCAAAAAGCGCTGCTCCAAAACCTACAGCACCATGCACGAGCTGGTTACGCATGTGACCGTGGAGCACGTTGGAGGACCCGAGCAGGCGAACCATATCTGTTTTTGGGAAGAGTGTCCGCGGGAAGGCAAACCTTTTAAAGCCAAGTACAAACTTGTGAATCACATCCGCGtgcacacaggagagaagcctTTCCCCTGCCCTTTCCCCGGCTGTGGAAAAGTCTTTGCCAGATCCGAAAATCTCAAAATCCACAAGAGGACGCACACAG GGGAGAAACCGTTCAAATGTGAGTTTGACGGCTGTGACCGGCGGTTCGCCAACAGCAGTGACCGGAAGAAGCACTCGCACGTGCACACCAGCGACAAACCCTACAACTGCAAAGTACGAGGCTGTGACAAGTCCTACACACACCCCAGCTCTTTACGAAAGCACATGAAGGTCCACTGCAAGTCCCCTCCGCCCAGTTCGGGCTACGAGTCCTCCACGCCGTCCTTAGTGTCCCCCTCTTCAGACGTAGGGCGCGACACTGGGGGCGGCTCCACCGTCATGTCCGAGCCCATGGGAGCCAATCAGGCCGCAAACCTGAGCGAGTGGTACGTGTGTCACAGCTCAGGTGCGAGCGGCGCACATACACCGCCCAGTGGGCCCTCCACGCCCGACCCCACAGAGGAACCCTCATACAGACACGTGGAAAGTAGGGACCACTACTGA